caacggatatggacggacgtctaacggataagaacggacgtctaacggacatgaacggactgaaaaaaagttatccgttaggcagCTGGTCGAGCTATCCATTAAGTAGTGACAGAGgcttatcatattttttttggacgaATGGCAGAATGTGTATGGCAACACTGCCGTTTGCATAAGTTCTATCAACAGAAATTCAACTAAAATTGATCAGCCAATGACAGAACCACAGTGACAGCGTTATTGTAGACACATACATAGCGAGTTCCATCAAGTCGTAAATTCGTGTTAATTTGACCTAATGGTATAATTTGTAATGCATTTGTGTTAGTCAATATTTCCTTGTGTTGTGTTGTATCTTGTCTCCCTCTTTCAACATTCACCATCTTTGATAAGTTTTTAGTATAACGATTACTACTGAACaactaatttatttattaaaaatgaaaaattccctaaacaaaattataacatttaCCTCAACATTTGAATAACAAGTTTATCCTTAAATAATCAATGATATAACTGttcttaaaaaaacacttaCATTTatagttgaatttttttttagaaaagttcAACATATCTAACTTGAACGGCTGTTGAATTAGTCAAATCCAAAACTGTATTGTTCTTCAGACATTTACAACGAAGATATTGGCGGTACTTCTTAATCCGTAAGACGTAAATAATTGGATCTACTACAGGATTTAACAACAgtaaaaagttgttaaaaatcattGTGAGAGTAGCTGTTATAGTAGATTTATTCCCCATGTTATAATAGAACACAAGCATACTTCGTAGTAAAACTGCCACTAGAGATACAGAAATAATCAAACCAAGTGTAACTGTATTTCTACGTGTTTTGTTATCCTTGGCGGTTTTCTTGGCGACCTGTCTCTCAGTCATTCTACCTGCTGGAACAAAACTTTGTGAACGAATCATCCTGTATACTACAACACCGTAACAAGAAATGATTGCAACAACAATACATAAGCAAGGAATATCATGTGAAAATAACAACATTGTAGTAGTAGTGTCTTTAGGATCACATGGTACTGGTCCATCTATTGCTGCCAAACCAAATCTCAACAACGCAATGCAATGACTtagtatgaaataaaataagacgCCTTTATTGCTGCATACAAAGACCAATATTCCTTTCTTTGTAGAAAATGTAGCATTCAGTCGTTCGATGCATATCAATAAAATCTGTATAAGAGATGAGATCACTGTTCCGCCAACTAGATGTTGAATTATCAAACACTGGTATTTGAATGATACGCCTTGTGAGttcataaaaactaaaatattgtgATAAATGAATTCCAGACCCAATGCGCTGTCGCTTAGACTAAGGTACATTGCCAATACCAAAAAACGGTTCTTCTTTAATTCCTTTGAGGTAGTCGACACGTATATGGAACAACCGTGGAACAATAACATTGTAGCGACAATTACAAAGTTTGCTATCTTTATACTTTGCCACATGTTCAGTTATTCCATGTACAACAACTATATTCAACTGATCTTAGCAAAAGAATGCGAAATGGATATAAACGCTTTAATATCTTAACCCTTATAAAATagtcataaaattttaatgaaatatttatttgtagttGGTTTAACTTGATCTTGAcctaaaaatacttttatttaaacatgCTATAATAATGGGAATGTAATTAATTCCTTCAAAAATTTTACAGAATGATTGTGCATTTTTCCtgtgtttaatttcaaaaaccaagagtaaagataaaaatgtatcGACGACGAAAATAATTTGGCTTTCTGTACTGATTAAATTGGCTGTGTTGCGGAAATTATAATTCCTTGGTTTATTAAATCTCGGGTTTCACAACCATTCACAACCTAcaagtttttactttttttaaagagCAATCGATGATCAACTAATGAAAAGAGAAAATAAGGCATCATTTAATAGCTATCGGcaatcttcttcttctttatataGATCACGTCAAACGTTGTAGCTGTGTTCCCTTAAcgaatttttttgttaaaaatgttaacataTTCCAAATAGAGAATGTTAAAAATATCCTCTACCGGAAAGTTGCAAATACAAAACAATCATAAGTTCGCCAAAAGTAGATTCGACATTAAAAGCAATGTCTAGCTTAATTAAATCTTTGAACGGTCAGCACTAGTTTGACTGGTGAAGGGACTGGATAGAGTTTATATGTTATAAGACATGAGTCAAATAAAGCCTAGTTGAGTAAGAAAATCTAAAAATCTGCATTCCGGAGGTGTTAAAGATGGTTATCTTCTGGATAATGTTGACATCTGTGTTAAAAAGCAATGATATACTTTTGCGTTTCAAAAGTAAGGTCTACTCAGATTAAAAAGATCTAGCTGTTCGCACATTCAggcttttatatatatatattgtatattagaGTTAAGCGAGCAGAAATTAATTTAACGGTTACTAGTTTACTATTgataatatatatcacatgGACACATGGTGGTAAATATTTGCATAGGTGTCTTAATGTCGAGCTGCGAAACTCGTGTCGTCTACATAATACATGCAAGTGACATGTGAAGCCATTTGATCACACTTTCACTAAACTGGCAAATACAAAAACTCTACTGAAAATTTAATGCCGATAgctttctgtttttctttttctttcatcaGTTGATTATCGATTTCCCTGTCAATTTGCAAACGTGTAGGTAGTTAATGCTTTTAGAATCAAAGAAATATAGTTTATCATAAGTGCTGAAAgccagattatttttttagacGACGATATTTTTCGCTTTTATCTATctagtttttttaaatcatcagCAGGAATAATAGATAATCGTATTACATTTCTacttttatcaataattataaaatttgatcaTATTAAGATTTAGGTTGATCTAAAACCATTTACAACCTacagaattagactatttaccggatttgttatcacataagcaacacgacgtcatgtcttctttgactgtTCAGGACGtcaaaatactaaatccctgggatgtgttttggttgattttaatCTCTGAtacataatattttatcattaaatgttttggcttttaactagctgtcagtaactgcgataACTCTAAAatcgtactttttttttaatttgacctgttgatacaatttgtaatgttttgttttatttattgttaaaattgatCTTGTCTATATACTAGTTTTGATTATTTGGGATTACTACAAATTTCACTTTTTCGCACTAAATGAATAAACATCAAATTCATTTCATTTCTCCTTAAATACTGTTCTGTCAGCTGTACAGGAATTTTTATCTAGCACCAATTGTAtagttttgttgttgatattCACCCCATATGTAGCAAATGTTATATATGATTAATATTCAAGAAATTACTTGGTTTTCCTCAACGGAAGATTATACACACAGTAGATAAAGCACACTTACCACAAAATTACTTTCAGTTACCTGTGTATAAAATGAcgcaggttttttttcaaaaatgatgattttctaaaaattgtttaatatttcacaGAAGTATCTTTCTTTAACTTTGTTTAAACCTGAATATTTACTTTTGACCTTAATCATTTATCCCTTATAAATGTATAccattgtttcagaaaagggagaaggtcTGGTCccatcaaaaaagtttaatcccGCTACagatgtttgcacctgtcctatgTCAAGAATATGATGTACAGTGCTTGTCCTCTTTTAATGTAGTGCATAGTATTAACgagtttctcgtttttatattgattagcCTGTTggtttccccgtttgaatggttttaaacaAGTAGttttttggagccctttatagcttgctgtgtGGTGTGAACCAAGGTttatgttgaaggccgtaccatgacctataatggtttactttttataaaattgttacttggatggagagttgtctctctggcactcataccacatctttctttatCTATTTATCGATATGCATCGAACGACTCAATGCTTCATTCACAACACAGAAAAAACGATTGGTCTTTGTATCCATCAATACAGATGATAACTTTATTTCATACTAAGTCTCTTCATTGTTTTGTTGAGATTTGGTATGACAACCATCGATGAACCAATAACATCTGATCCTAAAACACTACTACTACAATGTGGTTATTTTCACATGACATTCCTTGCTGATGTTTTGTTTCTGTAATAATTTCATGTTACAGTGTTGTTATATACAGGATGATCCGTTCGCAAACAGTTCTTCAAATAAGTAGTATGACAGATAGCCAGGTCGCAAAGATAAACACGTGATATTTACATCTGAAATAAGTTTGTCCGTGCAGAAACATGCCCTTTATTATTGTATTTCCGATGTTTCAACACATATTTCTCTTTTCTGTTTATAACCTTAttacatgttttgtttgttttccatctactgaaacatttttgttgttttattctaCTTCTTGATTATTACACTATGAAATGTTCTTATTTTAATTTCGGTTCCGGATTTTTTTAACTAACATGTGTATATAAAtgtcaattcatgaacattatCCAACCTGAatctaattaataaaatatgtttacaccAAAATCGtcgaccgaagtacattttgtatgaagtgcAGAAACACGCAATTCTAAAAATGTGCTCAcggtcaacacttttacaaTCATTATGCTATAAAGTTAAAGATCCATTTAATTAGGAATACATATatctgatttaatttgattatacCTATTGCAACTCTTAAcataattcttatttttgtaaatttatataaaaaatatattcagcATTTATTCCACACACATTGCAGATTTGAAGTTGAGAATATTGAATTGACATGTAttcttttttagttttaaatttttttatttgtttcatttggtcAATTCAAGTACAGACGATGAAAAAACATGCAAACTCATAAGAGTGGCGAATGAAATAAGTCTCCGAAATACAAGCATCGTTCATTAAATCAGCAAACAACAATATCATGAATTAAAccttcaaatttgttttaaaattaatttgaatacgCTATATATACTCAACTCTCACCTTCGAAATCGATCTCCGACAAACAGtcgtttttattaaaaagtataatGTAATGTTGCGTTTTTAAAGACCGTCAGTATATTAATTTTATCTcatttaaacgttttaaaaatAGAAGTGTCCGTGACGGACTCACATTTACCGCAGTTTATTAATAAGAACAATGGAAAGGTGGACAGGTCGAGTTGCTCTTGTAACCGGTGCTTCTGTTGGCATTGGTGCCGCTATTGTGCGACAGCTTGTTCAAAATGGCATGAAAGTTGTAGGCTGTTCTAGAAATATCGCGAAAATTGAGGTATCATATACACAtcttttattatcttttatctTATACACACAACATGTACACACAGATGTAGTTTTAGCAAGCTTATATGTGAACTTTTTATTGTACATTTCGATTTCGTGCTGCAAAAATCTATTTCGCTAATGGACAGGCACCAAccaatgttttaaataatacataCTATACGTTATTTATTGTCAATGTGTTCACAGTGTGTACACCTTTTTCTTTCTCTCTGTCAATGGACAATAAAAGACACAATACGCCATTAAAGAACATAAATTAAATTCCgaaataagaattaaaaatgaatacatgtatatatgacaTGAATCTGTGCTCATGGTATTGACGTTATCCTTATAGACCGCAAGTacaatcattttataaattagacAACTACTGAAATCAAGCTCTGAAAAACCGACAGGCTAATAATAGGTAATAATAACAGGAAATCCCAGTATTGTACAGTATacaaaaagatatgttttacgATTACCATTGTAACAACTACCACCACTCCAGAGTTTACATACTACGGAAATTAATAGGCGTTATAGGCAACTGCAAGACCTCAAACAACTGAGAAAAAACTATACCTtgtagtcggctataaaaggccacgacATGAAATATCTGAAAAATGTGTCTTTACTAACATATATAGATGACAATGCAATAGTACAGAAGGATCATTGAGTGttctaactacatgtataaatatcataacatatttgatttctaTTCAGGCTCTAAAAACGGAATTATTATCGGCCAAAGGCCAGGTAATACCGGTGAGATGTGACCTAAAAAATGAACAAGACATTATGGATATGTTCACAATGATCAAACGAGATCTAGGTGGCGTAGATGTTTGTGTCAACAATGCTGGATTAGCACATGAAGCTCCATTACTGAGTGGGGAAACAAGAGATTGGAGAGAAATGATTGATGTAAGTTGTAAAAGTAAATGtacttaaaattattcaatgtttgtgaaaataattaaaGGTGGTGTTGAATAtctttcatatttgattttgtaaaaaataaaaaaataaaatgttaaaaagaatcGATAATATTGGGTTCACTGtccaaaatagttaaaaattgcCATATCAGTTTTATATAGAAGTCCTTCAGTGTGTGTATGCATTACTTATTTTTCTAACCTATGTAATATGAAGATTAAAACTACTTGCATGAGACCTTGTAatgaataaacaatattttagcAACTGTGTTAGAAACTAAGGATTAAATGTGTCTCCTTTtctagttttcatttttttgtgcatattttcagtagttaaaaaaatagcaaattaaAGTACTTACATTAAAGGCAAAATCTACGGctaatgcaataaaaaaaaccctgtCATAACCGTCatttagtacaggcatttttaacaAGTTTTATTGGACGACCAAATCAAATTTGATATGTAAATTTCAAGGATTGCTTGCAGTCAAAGATGACGTTTCATTTATCTTCATGTATCTACATTATTAAATGAGCACGTGTTAGCAATTATCATACAAGTAGGTACACTGTAATTCGTAATGCATTCTTATACTTGCCGACGTCAATCTGATACTTTAAAAATACactccaattttgtttttaccaatcATCAAATGTCATTTATAACATAGAATGGAGGTTTCATAAATTTTCAGCTAAATATCATTGGATTGACAATTTGTACGAGAGAGGCTGTCAAACAAATGAGGGAAAAAGGTGCAAATGATGGACATATATTTCTGCTGAACAGGTTTGTCATAAAATAGCATACCAACTCGTTACAAACATCACGCGGCAGATATTTGATTACATGAACATATACAGCTTAATTGAAACGATTGTATAGTTGTTTAatgtatatcaaaaataagaatatcaTCTTTGCAACATCcgaaaactaaataataatataacagTACTCACTAGATTCTTTTTCATGTGTCTCGATCTTTCTCTTGAACACTGTTATCAGATTCCTGGATTTTGGATCTCGTGAAGTTTTAAAACGAAGTGATATAAAATGAAGTCCGTATTAGGTTCAGTGTCGGATCCAATATGTTTGGAGAGGGGGAGGAGGTGGGGGACGTTCGAGGAAAagaaccttatttttttttgataactgATTTTGAATGGAGGCATACAGGTGGGAACCCAAGCCCCATTTTAATAATGTCTGGATCCGTCCCTAACGTTGCAATAAGTATATAAATTGTCTACAGAAAGGGTATTGATActagaaaagagggacgaaagataccagaaggagagtaaaattcataaattgaaaacaaactgacaacgccatggctaacaataaaaagacaaacaaacaaataatagtacagaagccacaacatagaaacaaaagacaaagcaacacgatcccatcaaaaactgggggtcatctcaggtgctccggaagggtaagcagatcctgctccacatgtggcatacTAATGAGaacatgtattttctttttagtatGTCTGGTCATCTAGTAGGCTCTTCAGCTAATGGGCATTTTTATTCAGCTACTAAATTTGCTGTGACTGCTCTCGGAGAAGGTATCAGACACGAACTTCGAGAAATGAAATCACAAATAAGAATCACGGTaattaaa
The genomic region above belongs to Mytilus trossulus isolate FHL-02 chromosome 7, PNRI_Mtr1.1.1.hap1, whole genome shotgun sequence and contains:
- the LOC134727303 gene encoding dehydrogenase/reductase SDR family member 11-like; the protein is MERWTGRVALVTGASVGIGAAIVRQLVQNGMKVVGCSRNIAKIEALKTELLSAKGQVIPVRCDLKNEQDIMDMFTMIKRDLGGVDVCVNNAGLAHEAPLLSGETRDWREMIDLNIIGLTICTREAVKQMREKGANDGHIFLLNSMSGHLVGSSANGHFYSATKFAVTALGEGIRHELREMKSQIRITSISPGLVETEFAVRMRKSEEKAKALYASIKCLQANDITDHVQIHDILIRPTDQVS